The following proteins come from a genomic window of Venturia canescens isolate UGA chromosome 4, ASM1945775v1, whole genome shotgun sequence:
- the LOC122410292 gene encoding uncharacterized protein has translation MLPNDDVGAGPANGAGPASSNNPTNNDGQANQVIAVENCKVPQFWKNSPDLWFLQLESVFEASRITSDKSKYHLVISNLDSTAIHEVADVLRNPPDRDKYTHLKNILMQRFSDSADRQLHRVLTELELGDKKPSQLLRQMKNLAGTRASEDVLRVKWLDLLPDYAQRFLKIFKAPTLDELAIAADELLENYSASQVMATEAHQKSNQVIPAQRSPQPSSAADPLLAELSSIQKSLAELLSVNNSIARKLAANQGDRSRSKSRSRTSSPGKNGLCFYHQRFGSKAYRCTPPCNSKDPVVPRPQSEN, from the coding sequence ATGCTACCGAACGACGACGTCGGTGCCGGTCCAGCGAATGGTGCAGGACCCGCTTCATCAAATAACCCTACTAACAACGACGGACAAGCCAACCAAGTCATCGCGGTGGAAAATTGCAAAGTTCCGcagttttggaaaaattcgccTGACCTGTGGTTCCTTCAACTCGAATCAGTTTTCGAAGCATCTCGAATTACCTCGGACAAATCAAAATATCACTTGGTGATTAGCAACCTCGATTCAACGGCTATTCATGAAGTCGCCGATGTGCTGCGAAACCCACCGGATCGAGATAAGTACACTCATcttaaaaacattttaatgCAGAGATTTTCTGATTCCGCTGATCGCCAACTACACAGAGTACTTACAGAGCTTGAGCTTGGTGATAAGAAGCCTTCTCAGCTACTGCGACAAATGAAAAACCTCGCTGGCACCAGAGCCTCCGAGGATGTCTTACGTGTGAAATGGCTAGATCTCCTGCCAGACTATGCGCAACGCtttctaaaaatttttaaggCCCCAACGCTAGACGAATTGGCCATAGCTGCTGACGAGCTCCTGGAAAATTACAGTGCCTCACAAGTCATGGCAACCGAGGCCCATCAAAAATCAAATCAAGTGATACCAGCGCAGCGCTCACCGCAGCCCAGCTCCGCTGCTGATCCTTTGCTTGCCGAACTCTCTTCGATACAAAAATCCCTCGCAGAGCTACTCTCTGTGAATAACAGCATCGCAAGAAAACTAGCTGCTAATCAAGGTGACAGATCTCGCTCCAAGTCACGCTCCCGTACTTCATCGCCAGGAAAAAACGGCTTGTGCTTTTATCACCAACGATTTGGTTCAAAGGCTTACCGCTGCACTCCACCATGCAACTCTAAGGATCCTGTTGTTCCTAGACCGCAGTCGGAAAACTAA
- the LOC122410288 gene encoding vicilin-like seed storage protein At2g18540, producing the protein MVLLRRSDMDIIHSDLRIGVYAIGFSNTGMVNDKKEAASGIIHESLIRNGNTKRETSQSIADKNIFHSKELCVSDSDLNLIQDLPTFGDGILAESNYYSQSAGEHKKNKLNDVCVSPVSEVSTKSEEKSINNNDIETVVVSSDIRELSSGIKQERDYFNLNLSNVDSLHENSCRNLLRLLKKGSRKTSSNKEITKKKALKKKMKEEKNSLGRGLLHQLLRKEADLMREKSKKLYEGESVEERNESLAKEAVKRRESRTYYETPEKRRKRLDNEAVRKRERRMYNETPDERRKRLDREAKRRRLKRSNTYENETLEERRERLNRESTKRRESRKNQYANETDKERELRLEKDAIRAREMRFTRSAIESNEERRKRLVKDALRKRELRMHSGDDRMNNESQIGYSKKLEDNSFEVSPLPRWSCLSFDLTFPSNKSSFLRVLESSITPNEALRLLNSSNSWSLVVVATPPRIVKFLDDSPCTEFSSQEHPLGCCYAHAMMI; encoded by the exons ATG GTGTTACTGCGTAGGAGCGACATGGATATAATCCACTCCGATTTGCGGATTGGTGTCTACGCGATCGGATTTTCCAATACCGGAATGGTCAATGATAAAAAAGAAGCGGCGTCAGGGATAATTCATGAGTCGCTTATCCGCAACGGAAATACGAAGCGAGAGACTTCACAATCGATCgctgataaaaatatttttcattccaaggAGCTATGCGTATCGGATTCTGATTTGAATTTGATACAAGATTTGCCTACCTTCGGCGACGGTATACTCGCAGAGTCAAATTATTACAGCCAGTCGGCCGGAGAGcataagaaaaacaaattaaacgACGTATGCGTTAGCCCGGTGTCAGAGGTATCGACGAAGAGCGAAGAAAAATCTATAAACAATAACGATATAGAAACGGTGGTAGTATCAAGCGACATACGGGAACTGAGCTCGGGCATAAAGCAAGAGAGAGACTATTTCAATTTAAACTTGTCAAATGTGGATAGCCTGCATGAGAATTCGTGCAGAAATTTGTtgagattattgaaaaaaggtaGTAGAAAAACATCATCGAACAAGgagataacgaaaaaaaaggcattaaaaaagaagatgaaagaagaaaaaaatagtttggGGCGTGGATTATTGCATCAACTATTGCGAAAAGAAGCCGATCTTATGAgagaaaagagtaaaaaattgtacgagggCGAAAGCGTCGAGGAGAGGAACGAGAGTTTGGCGAAAGAAGCGGTTAAACGTCGTGAATCGCGAACGTACTACGAGACTCCGGAAAAACGTAGGAAACGATTGGACAACGAGGCCGTGAGAAAACGGGAACGCAGGATGTATAACGAGACACCGGACGAGAGGAGGAAACGTCTTGATCGCGAAGCCAAACGTCGTCGTTTAAAACGTTCGAACACATATGAGAACGAAACACTGGAAGAAAGACGAGAACGCCTGAATCGCGAATCCACCAAAAGACGAGAATCAAGAAAGAATCAATACGCCAACGAGAccgataaagagagagaattgAGATTAGAAAAAGATGCGataagagcgagagaaatgaGATTCACCAGATCAGCTATCGAGAGTAACGAAGAACGTCGCAAGAGATTGGTGAAAGATGCTCTCAGAAAGCGGGAATTGAGGATGCATAGCGGCGATGACCGAATGAACAATGAATCTCAAATAGGGTATTCGAAGAAATTGGAAGACAATTCTTTCGAAG tctcaCCGCTCCCAAGATGGTCATGCCTATCTTTCGATTTGACATTTCCATCGAATAAAAGTAGCTTCTTACGAGTGTTGGAATCGTCGATAACGCCCAACGAAGCTTTGCGCTTGCTCAATTCAAGCAATTCTTGGAGTCTTGTCGTCGTCGCAACTCCTCCGCGTATCGTCAAATTTCTTGACGATTCTCCTTGCACGGAATTTTCATCGCAAGAACACCCACTTg GGTGTTGTTACGCGCATGCGATGATGATATGA
- the mah gene encoding amino acid transporter AVT1B isoform X2: MNRERIPLLYKDINSGLSLIFATLCIVDIFGVFPIIALPRAIVQCGLLGIPLVLVVFGLQIYTAALLGKSWIIASSIDPQISRKNRYPLAAVTELTLGPRVRTLVNLLLDFTVFGCGIPNLLVASQNLQIFGLKISSNNFNLSFCYWLLVVGVFLCPLMWLGSPRDMKWLAVFSSAAVGFTAILIWWCIVIDDRVLSVAPVPTSPTWDKFISGYGMLAFQFDVHPTLMTVQVDMRQPRDIDKAVILSFFISGSLFGVTAGLAVWRYGASTTANILQVVDSGYAIRAAILIAALQLCFSSAIGHSALFQNLEDRLRVNRSFGWKRCAMRSAVVFLGVAIGESVPRFDIVMALIGGTLTGPLVFILPPLIYARARALKNRLVSRSPNLEIVSPTQRCSASQTFITDPRIHSQSVFHAFINDDNVNRNGYSYVYYDDDDDDDDDDSPDGLSSELENERSIVKDLGPTTTEKAELSHPRFVDASKPEKILRIKSSVKHLENSAHENRKIDFHRFLDWFGYFIVAIGIIITISSTYINIKNTIRYVDFTPPCIINATVAANVLGLA, from the exons ATGAATCGTGAGAGAATACCATTGCTGTATAAAGACATTAATTCTGGTTTATCGTTGATTTTTGCGACCTTGTGCATCGTCGATATTTTCGGAGTATTTCCCATCATCGCTTTACCTCGCGCTATCGTACAATGCG gTTTACTCGGCATTCCTCTTGTTCTCGTAGTTTTTGGTCTGCAGATTTATACCGCTGCACTTTTGGGAAAATCTTGGATTATTGCGAGCAGCATAGATCCCCAAATATCACGAAAAAATCG ATATCCTCTGGCAGCCGTAACGGAATTGACTCTTGGTCCTCGTGTACGAACTTTGGTAAATCTTCTCCTCGATTTTACGGTTTTCGGTTGCGGAATTCCGAATCTCTTGGTTG cGTCGCAgaatttgcagattttcggCCTGAAGATATCCTCGAATAATTTCAATCTTTCTTTTTGTTACTGGCTTTTGGTCGTCGGTGTATTTCTTTGTCCTCTCATGTGGTTGGGAAGTCCTCGTGACATgaa GTGGTTGGCAGTATTTTCTTCCGCCGCGGTAGGATTCACTGCTATTTTGATATGGTGGTGCATTGTAATTGATGATCGAGTTTTAAGTGTCGCACCCGTACCGACTTCACCAACCTGggataaattcatttctgg ttacgGAATGTTGGCTTTTCAGTTCGATGTTCATCCGACCTTGATGACCGTACAAGTCGACATGCGACAGCCCCGTGACATCGACAAAGCTGTAatactttcatttttca TCAGTGGGTCGTTGTTCGGTGTGACAGCCGGTCTTGCGGTATGGCGATACGGAGCAAGTACAACGgcaaatattcttcaagtaGTGGATTCTGGTTATGCGATCCGAGCTGCGATTTTAATTGCGGCCCTTCAATTATGTTTCTCTAGTGCTATAGGCCATTCGGCTCTGTTCCAGAATTTGGAAGATCGATTGCGCGTCAATAGAT CTTTTGGTTGGAAACGGTGCGCCATGAGATCAGCAGTTGTATTCCTCGGAGTGGCGATCGGAGAGTCGGTACCGCGATTCGATATAGTGATGGCATTGATAGGTGGCACCCTAACCGGCCCATTAGTTTTCATTCTACCACCCTTGATATATGCTCGTGCAAGAGCCCTGAAGAACCGGCTAGTTTCGCGCTCACCGAATCTCGAGATCGTTTCACCGACTCAGCGTTGCTCAGCCAGTCAAACGTTTATTACCGATCCAAGAATTCATTCGCAATCTGTTTTTCACGCTTTCATCAACGACGACAATGTCAATCGAAATGGTTATTCGTACGTTTattacgacgacgacgacgacgacgacgacgatgattcACCGGATGGTTTATCGAGTGAACTTGAGAACGAAAGAAGCATCGTCAAAGATCTTGGACCAACGACTACTGAAAAAGCAGAGTTATCTCATCCAAGATTTGTCGATGCTTCAAAACCCGAGAAAATTCTCCGTATCAAAAGTAGTGTCAAACATTTAGAAAATAGCGcgcatgaaaatcgaaaaatcgactttCATCGTTTCCTCGACTGGTTCGGATATTTCATTGTTGCCATTGGTATTATTATAACTATTTCATCTacttatataaatattaaaaataccaTTAGGTATGTCGATTTTACACCACCCTGCATTATCAATGCTACCGTTGCTGCCAATGTCTTGGGTCTTGCGTGA
- the mah gene encoding amino acid transporter AVT1B isoform X1, whose protein sequence is MNRERIPLLYKDINSGLSLIFATLCIVDIFGVFPIIALPRAIVQCGLLGIPLVLVVFGLQIYTAALLGKSWIIASSIDPQISRKNRYPLAAVTELTLGPRVRTLVNLLLDFTVFGCGIPNLLVASQNLQIFGLKISSNNFNLSFCYWLLVVGVFLCPLMWLGSPRDMKISSFFRWLAVFSSAAVGFTAILIWWCIVIDDRVLSVAPVPTSPTWDKFISGYGMLAFQFDVHPTLMTVQVDMRQPRDIDKAVILSFFISGSLFGVTAGLAVWRYGASTTANILQVVDSGYAIRAAILIAALQLCFSSAIGHSALFQNLEDRLRVNRSFGWKRCAMRSAVVFLGVAIGESVPRFDIVMALIGGTLTGPLVFILPPLIYARARALKNRLVSRSPNLEIVSPTQRCSASQTFITDPRIHSQSVFHAFINDDNVNRNGYSYVYYDDDDDDDDDDSPDGLSSELENERSIVKDLGPTTTEKAELSHPRFVDASKPEKILRIKSSVKHLENSAHENRKIDFHRFLDWFGYFIVAIGIIITISSTYINIKNTIRYVDFTPPCIINATVAANVLGLA, encoded by the exons ATGAATCGTGAGAGAATACCATTGCTGTATAAAGACATTAATTCTGGTTTATCGTTGATTTTTGCGACCTTGTGCATCGTCGATATTTTCGGAGTATTTCCCATCATCGCTTTACCTCGCGCTATCGTACAATGCG gTTTACTCGGCATTCCTCTTGTTCTCGTAGTTTTTGGTCTGCAGATTTATACCGCTGCACTTTTGGGAAAATCTTGGATTATTGCGAGCAGCATAGATCCCCAAATATCACGAAAAAATCG ATATCCTCTGGCAGCCGTAACGGAATTGACTCTTGGTCCTCGTGTACGAACTTTGGTAAATCTTCTCCTCGATTTTACGGTTTTCGGTTGCGGAATTCCGAATCTCTTGGTTG cGTCGCAgaatttgcagattttcggCCTGAAGATATCCTCGAATAATTTCAATCTTTCTTTTTGTTACTGGCTTTTGGTCGTCGGTGTATTTCTTTGTCCTCTCATGTGGTTGGGAAGTCCTCGTGACATgaa AATATCGTCGTTTTTCAGGTGGTTGGCAGTATTTTCTTCCGCCGCGGTAGGATTCACTGCTATTTTGATATGGTGGTGCATTGTAATTGATGATCGAGTTTTAAGTGTCGCACCCGTACCGACTTCACCAACCTGggataaattcatttctgg ttacgGAATGTTGGCTTTTCAGTTCGATGTTCATCCGACCTTGATGACCGTACAAGTCGACATGCGACAGCCCCGTGACATCGACAAAGCTGTAatactttcatttttca TCAGTGGGTCGTTGTTCGGTGTGACAGCCGGTCTTGCGGTATGGCGATACGGAGCAAGTACAACGgcaaatattcttcaagtaGTGGATTCTGGTTATGCGATCCGAGCTGCGATTTTAATTGCGGCCCTTCAATTATGTTTCTCTAGTGCTATAGGCCATTCGGCTCTGTTCCAGAATTTGGAAGATCGATTGCGCGTCAATAGAT CTTTTGGTTGGAAACGGTGCGCCATGAGATCAGCAGTTGTATTCCTCGGAGTGGCGATCGGAGAGTCGGTACCGCGATTCGATATAGTGATGGCATTGATAGGTGGCACCCTAACCGGCCCATTAGTTTTCATTCTACCACCCTTGATATATGCTCGTGCAAGAGCCCTGAAGAACCGGCTAGTTTCGCGCTCACCGAATCTCGAGATCGTTTCACCGACTCAGCGTTGCTCAGCCAGTCAAACGTTTATTACCGATCCAAGAATTCATTCGCAATCTGTTTTTCACGCTTTCATCAACGACGACAATGTCAATCGAAATGGTTATTCGTACGTTTattacgacgacgacgacgacgacgacgacgatgattcACCGGATGGTTTATCGAGTGAACTTGAGAACGAAAGAAGCATCGTCAAAGATCTTGGACCAACGACTACTGAAAAAGCAGAGTTATCTCATCCAAGATTTGTCGATGCTTCAAAACCCGAGAAAATTCTCCGTATCAAAAGTAGTGTCAAACATTTAGAAAATAGCGcgcatgaaaatcgaaaaatcgactttCATCGTTTCCTCGACTGGTTCGGATATTTCATTGTTGCCATTGGTATTATTATAACTATTTCATCTacttatataaatattaaaaataccaTTAGGTATGTCGATTTTACACCACCCTGCATTATCAATGCTACCGTTGCTGCCAATGTCTTGGGTCTTGCGTGA
- the mah gene encoding amino acid transporter AVT1B isoform X3 yields MNRERIPLLYKDINSGLSLIFATLCIVDIFGVFPIIALPRAIVQCVFGLQIYTAALLGKSWIIASSIDPQISRKNRYPLAAVTELTLGPRVRTLVNLLLDFTVFGCGIPNLLVASQNLQIFGLKISSNNFNLSFCYWLLVVGVFLCPLMWLGSPRDMKISSFFRWLAVFSSAAVGFTAILIWWCIVIDDRVLSVAPVPTSPTWDKFISGYGMLAFQFDVHPTLMTVQVDMRQPRDIDKAVILSFFISGSLFGVTAGLAVWRYGASTTANILQVVDSGYAIRAAILIAALQLCFSSAIGHSALFQNLEDRLRVNRSFGWKRCAMRSAVVFLGVAIGESVPRFDIVMALIGGTLTGPLVFILPPLIYARARALKNRLVSRSPNLEIVSPTQRCSASQTFITDPRIHSQSVFHAFINDDNVNRNGYSYVYYDDDDDDDDDDSPDGLSSELENERSIVKDLGPTTTEKAELSHPRFVDASKPEKILRIKSSVKHLENSAHENRKIDFHRFLDWFGYFIVAIGIIITISSTYINIKNTIRYVDFTPPCIINATVAANVLGLA; encoded by the exons ATGAATCGTGAGAGAATACCATTGCTGTATAAAGACATTAATTCTGGTTTATCGTTGATTTTTGCGACCTTGTGCATCGTCGATATTTTCGGAGTATTTCCCATCATCGCTTTACCTCGCGCTATCGTACAATGCG TTTTTGGTCTGCAGATTTATACCGCTGCACTTTTGGGAAAATCTTGGATTATTGCGAGCAGCATAGATCCCCAAATATCACGAAAAAATCG ATATCCTCTGGCAGCCGTAACGGAATTGACTCTTGGTCCTCGTGTACGAACTTTGGTAAATCTTCTCCTCGATTTTACGGTTTTCGGTTGCGGAATTCCGAATCTCTTGGTTG cGTCGCAgaatttgcagattttcggCCTGAAGATATCCTCGAATAATTTCAATCTTTCTTTTTGTTACTGGCTTTTGGTCGTCGGTGTATTTCTTTGTCCTCTCATGTGGTTGGGAAGTCCTCGTGACATgaa AATATCGTCGTTTTTCAGGTGGTTGGCAGTATTTTCTTCCGCCGCGGTAGGATTCACTGCTATTTTGATATGGTGGTGCATTGTAATTGATGATCGAGTTTTAAGTGTCGCACCCGTACCGACTTCACCAACCTGggataaattcatttctgg ttacgGAATGTTGGCTTTTCAGTTCGATGTTCATCCGACCTTGATGACCGTACAAGTCGACATGCGACAGCCCCGTGACATCGACAAAGCTGTAatactttcatttttca TCAGTGGGTCGTTGTTCGGTGTGACAGCCGGTCTTGCGGTATGGCGATACGGAGCAAGTACAACGgcaaatattcttcaagtaGTGGATTCTGGTTATGCGATCCGAGCTGCGATTTTAATTGCGGCCCTTCAATTATGTTTCTCTAGTGCTATAGGCCATTCGGCTCTGTTCCAGAATTTGGAAGATCGATTGCGCGTCAATAGAT CTTTTGGTTGGAAACGGTGCGCCATGAGATCAGCAGTTGTATTCCTCGGAGTGGCGATCGGAGAGTCGGTACCGCGATTCGATATAGTGATGGCATTGATAGGTGGCACCCTAACCGGCCCATTAGTTTTCATTCTACCACCCTTGATATATGCTCGTGCAAGAGCCCTGAAGAACCGGCTAGTTTCGCGCTCACCGAATCTCGAGATCGTTTCACCGACTCAGCGTTGCTCAGCCAGTCAAACGTTTATTACCGATCCAAGAATTCATTCGCAATCTGTTTTTCACGCTTTCATCAACGACGACAATGTCAATCGAAATGGTTATTCGTACGTTTattacgacgacgacgacgacgacgacgacgatgattcACCGGATGGTTTATCGAGTGAACTTGAGAACGAAAGAAGCATCGTCAAAGATCTTGGACCAACGACTACTGAAAAAGCAGAGTTATCTCATCCAAGATTTGTCGATGCTTCAAAACCCGAGAAAATTCTCCGTATCAAAAGTAGTGTCAAACATTTAGAAAATAGCGcgcatgaaaatcgaaaaatcgactttCATCGTTTCCTCGACTGGTTCGGATATTTCATTGTTGCCATTGGTATTATTATAACTATTTCATCTacttatataaatattaaaaataccaTTAGGTATGTCGATTTTACACCACCCTGCATTATCAATGCTACCGTTGCTGCCAATGTCTTGGGTCTTGCGTGA